One segment of Apus apus isolate bApuApu2 chromosome 1, bApuApu2.pri.cur, whole genome shotgun sequence DNA contains the following:
- the MLC1 gene encoding membrane protein MLC1, translated as MTREEGYREEFSYDRMPTLERGKQENGNYIPDIKSSDLQLSKRLHPCFSYRTWIFSLLMGTCLLMTSGFSLYLGNIFPSEMDYLRCAAGSCIPSAVVSFAIARNKINVIPNFQILFVSTFAVTTTCLIWFGCKLVLNPSAININFNLILLILLEIFMATTVIISARSTEDCCMRKQNTAYDSTIVLSNVSFPARILKSYSVIEVIIGISSVFGGIIALNMDVLVSGPYLSVTFFWILVACFPSAIASHVAAEYPSKCLVEVLIAISSVTSPLLFTASAYLSFSIMQVVDIFKNYPPAVKQSYDVLLLLLMLMLLIQACLTIGTVIQCVNYKTKMKLHDSSWTASQVKKQEYRTTEVSNNTLKDFDKDKAWKAVVVQMAQ; from the exons ATGACTAGGGAAGAAGGTTACAGAGAAGAATTTAGCTATGACAGGATGCCAACTTTGGAGCGAGGAAAACAAGAGAATGGAAATTATATACCAGATATCAAATCAAGTGACCTTCAGCTGTCAAAAAGGCTGCATCCTTGCTTTAGTTACAGAACATGGATCTTTTCTCTGCTGATGGGA ACTTGCCTCCTTATGACTTCTGGTTTTTCACTTTAtctgggaaatatttttccatctgaaatgGATTACTTACGTTGTGCAGCAGGTTCA TGTATTCCTTCAGCAGTTGTGAGCTTTGCTATAGCaaggaataaaattaatgtg atacCAAATTTTCAGATTCTGTTTGTCTCTACATTTGCTGTTACAACAACGTGTTTAATTTGGTTTGGATGCAAACTTGTCCTCAATCCTTCAGCTATAAAT ATAAATTTCAACTTGATTCTACTTATTCTGCTGGAAATCTTCATGGCAACTACTGTGATCATTTCAGCTAGATCCACTGAAGACTGCTGTATGAGAAAGCAA AATACTGCGTATGACAGCACCATTGTTTTGAGCAATGTCAGCTTTCCTGCTCGAATTCTGAAGTCATACTCA gtAATTGAGGTGATTATTGGAATTTCATCAGTATTTGGTGGAATAATTGCTTTGAATATGGATGTTCTAGTCTCAGGTCCATATTTATCAGTAACATTCTTTTGGATCTTAGTTGCT TGCTTCCCAAGTGCTATTGCAAGTCACGTAGCTGCTGAATATCCAAGTAAATGTCTG gTTGAGGTCCTGATTGCCATTAGCAGTGTTACTTCTCCTTTGTTGTTCACAGCTTCTGCATACTTATCCTTCAGCATCATGCAAGTTGTTgacatctttaaaaattacCCACCTGCTGTTAAA CAATCTTATGATGTACTTCTGTTGCTTCTGATGTTGATGCTGCTAATTCAGGCATGCCTTACTATTGGAACTGTAATACAGTGTGTAAATTAcaagacaaaaatgaaactaCATGATTCATCGTGGACAGCATCCCAGGTTAAAAAACAGGAATACAGAACAACAGAG